The Bifidobacterium animalis subsp. animalis ATCC 25527 genome has a segment encoding these proteins:
- a CDS encoding histidine phosphatase family protein, whose translation MESSGKLVLLRHGQTVWSQSGQYTGRTNIPLTPVGREQAAAAGERLRATFPNGFAPRNIYTSDLARAMETAELAGFADHNVTADLEEWDYGRAEGRTREQLNAAAGYEWNVWRDGPRSLDETLSGTRIEVFDDGSEITVVNGEGEVIEDAAARTRAVIERVLPALLAGENVLLVAHAHILRILTSQWLDLAPDFGRKLHLDTAHYSVLGIYKGDHVIYSWNN comes from the coding sequence GTGGAATCTTCAGGCAAATTGGTATTGCTCCGCCATGGACAGACGGTGTGGAGCCAGTCCGGCCAATACACCGGCCGCACGAACATTCCGCTCACGCCGGTGGGGCGCGAGCAGGCCGCCGCCGCGGGCGAGCGGTTGCGTGCCACGTTCCCGAACGGTTTCGCGCCGCGCAACATCTACACGAGCGATCTGGCGCGCGCCATGGAAACCGCAGAGCTCGCCGGATTCGCAGACCACAACGTGACCGCCGACCTTGAGGAGTGGGATTACGGCCGCGCCGAAGGCCGCACGCGCGAGCAGCTCAATGCGGCGGCCGGCTACGAGTGGAACGTGTGGCGTGACGGCCCGCGCTCGCTTGACGAGACGCTGTCGGGCACGCGCATTGAAGTGTTCGACGATGGCTCCGAGATCACCGTGGTCAACGGGGAGGGCGAGGTCATTGAAGATGCCGCCGCACGCACCCGCGCAGTGATTGAACGGGTGCTGCCTGCCCTGCTCGCCGGGGAGAACGTGCTGCTGGTGGCGCATGCCCATATTCTGCGTATTCTGACGTCGCAATGGCTCGATCTCGCACCGGATTTCGGCCGCAAGCTGCACCTTGACACCGCGCACTACAGCGTGCTCGGCATATACAAGGGCGATCACGTGATCTATAGCTGGAACAACTAG
- a CDS encoding DUF4235 domain-containing protein, translating to MARKLKTAPDLSMATAKPVQSAHTRDTNEKLANLDNTTKETVQRIDKVNSKITDLREQRMRDPDTLGDKAFKLAFPALVGMVAGKAFQSVWNLVTNKVHPGPEDDEADRKQGLLMSVLFAAASAAFGTVVTTYSDKLTQSIVSRLQRKRK from the coding sequence ATGGCTAGAAAGTTGAAGACAGCGCCCGATCTGTCCATGGCGACGGCGAAACCGGTGCAGTCGGCGCACACACGCGACACGAACGAGAAACTCGCGAATCTGGACAACACGACGAAAGAGACGGTGCAGCGGATCGACAAGGTGAACAGCAAGATCACCGATCTGCGCGAGCAGCGCATGCGCGACCCCGACACGCTGGGAGACAAGGCGTTCAAACTGGCATTCCCCGCATTGGTCGGCATGGTGGCGGGCAAGGCGTTCCAGTCGGTGTGGAATCTAGTGACGAACAAAGTGCACCCCGGCCCGGAAGACGACGAGGCAGACCGCAAGCAGGGCCTGCTTATGAGCGTGCTGTTCGCCGCCGCCTCCGCCGCGTTCGGCACAGTCGTGACCACCTATTCCGACAAGCTCACCCAGTCGATTGTGAGCAGACTGCAGCGCAAGCGCAAATAG
- a CDS encoding nitroreductase family protein, producing MAKIIHNDTVDVLLERVSIRAFKDEAIEPDVLNTIEQTAQNTASSQYLNDWSVIRIKNPAVKSEIARICNQDYIANAPVLYIFVLDQYRNSLIAQSEDVAADSDEFTLKNSYRFSQAQNDAVLALHAMETAAESFELGTVILGSILGNIPELVKLLALPKYTYPVLGLALGKPDQHPDPKPRLPRDIQFFDDSYNAEPNRILDGIRKYDREVQAYYDTRGKDLSERAYSDMTTKKATSTAALEMGFEHARAQGFDLEK from the coding sequence ATGGCAAAGATTATTCACAATGACACCGTGGACGTGCTGCTCGAGCGCGTCTCCATTCGCGCCTTCAAAGACGAGGCCATCGAGCCGGATGTGCTCAACACCATCGAGCAGACCGCACAGAACACCGCATCCAGCCAGTATCTCAACGACTGGTCTGTGATTCGCATCAAGAATCCGGCGGTGAAATCTGAGATCGCGCGCATCTGCAATCAGGATTACATTGCGAACGCGCCCGTGCTCTACATATTCGTGCTCGATCAATACCGCAACTCGTTGATCGCGCAGTCCGAGGACGTGGCGGCAGATTCCGACGAGTTCACGCTCAAGAACAGCTACCGTTTCTCGCAGGCGCAGAACGACGCCGTGCTCGCACTGCATGCCATGGAGACGGCGGCGGAATCGTTCGAGCTCGGCACTGTGATTCTCGGCTCGATTCTCGGCAATATTCCCGAACTGGTCAAGCTGCTCGCATTGCCGAAGTACACATACCCTGTGCTCGGCCTCGCGCTCGGCAAGCCAGACCAGCACCCCGACCCGAAGCCGCGACTGCCGCGCGATATCCAGTTCTTCGACGATTCGTACAACGCCGAGCCGAACAGGATTCTGGACGGCATTCGCAAATACGACCGCGAAGTGCAGGCCTACTATGACACCCGCGGCAAGGATCTTTCCGAGCGCGCATACAGCGACATGACCACGAAGAAGGCCACGTCCACCGCCGCACTCGAGATGGGCTTCGAGCACGCCCGCGCGCAGGGCTTCGACCTGGAGAAGTAG
- a CDS encoding MFS transporter — protein sequence MSTRTPVESAQTSTENPHASKQFKQSQNNDQQPANAAQALSIGQFPTVISRNLILSIIATGIMAFVGILTETMTNVLFPVLMEQFSVSTATVQWLTTGYLLMVAVVIPVSSYCNRRFTNRTTFIIAMVLCIAGLALASISMNFAMLMLARLLQGAGTGLALPLMFNIVLEQSPRRSLGLLMGFASMVCAIAPALGPTVGGVAAEYMNWHWIFALLIPFMVVAFVLGIRAIETHHPVHRLPFPLVQLAFLAISFVAFVFALDRMGALIRARLASDDVTQQARLLGGLVVLCIVAMAVYVHLSGRSAQPLLQLDVLRDIPFRWHLVAYVLLETVTIGMSYLITNMSQLGYGTSSMTAGLLILPGALLGAALGPVGGALLDRFGAARPIMIAMAFALLGLLIMLFIPANVNIWIRVIGYIVYMCGFTMSFANTMTAGLAAIAPTLHADGNAMFNTLQQLGGAVGTTVMALCLSIAQSGHGEVGSRDYMEATKQGGEWALIVVSVFVFAAILANLRAFLNDRRQHVRMR from the coding sequence ATGAGCACACGCACTCCGGTGGAATCTGCGCAAACCAGTACCGAGAATCCTCACGCGTCCAAGCAATTCAAGCAATCTCAAAACAATGACCAACAGCCAGCCAATGCGGCCCAGGCGCTTTCCATAGGCCAGTTCCCCACAGTCATATCACGCAATCTCATTCTGTCGATCATCGCCACGGGAATCATGGCCTTTGTGGGCATCCTCACCGAAACGATGACGAATGTGCTGTTCCCTGTGCTCATGGAGCAGTTCTCAGTCTCCACGGCCACCGTGCAATGGCTCACCACCGGGTATCTGCTCATGGTGGCGGTGGTGATTCCGGTCTCATCGTATTGCAACCGCAGATTCACGAACAGAACCACATTCATCATTGCCATGGTGCTGTGCATCGCCGGTCTCGCCCTGGCCTCCATTTCGATGAACTTCGCGATGCTCATGCTGGCCCGTCTGCTGCAGGGTGCCGGCACAGGGCTGGCGCTGCCGCTCATGTTCAATATTGTGCTCGAACAGTCCCCACGACGTTCGCTGGGCCTGCTCATGGGCTTCGCCAGCATGGTCTGCGCCATCGCGCCCGCACTCGGACCCACTGTGGGAGGCGTGGCGGCCGAATACATGAACTGGCATTGGATCTTCGCACTGCTCATTCCGTTCATGGTCGTTGCGTTTGTTCTGGGCATTCGTGCCATAGAGACACATCACCCGGTGCACCGCCTGCCGTTCCCCCTCGTACAGCTCGCGTTCCTTGCCATCTCGTTCGTTGCGTTCGTGTTCGCGCTCGACCGCATGGGCGCCCTCATTCGCGCACGACTCGCCTCAGACGATGTGACACAGCAGGCACGGCTGCTCGGCGGTCTCGTCGTGCTCTGTATTGTTGCCATGGCGGTGTATGTGCATCTGAGCGGCCGTTCCGCGCAGCCATTGCTGCAGCTCGACGTATTGCGTGACATTCCGTTCCGCTGGCATTTGGTGGCCTATGTCCTGCTGGAGACGGTCACCATTGGCATGAGCTATCTCATCACGAACATGTCACAACTCGGCTATGGCACGAGTTCGATGACCGCCGGCTTGCTCATTCTCCCCGGCGCATTGCTCGGGGCCGCGCTCGGGCCGGTGGGCGGCGCACTGCTCGACAGATTCGGCGCCGCTCGGCCGATCATGATCGCCATGGCGTTTGCATTGCTCGGTCTGCTCATCATGCTGTTCATTCCGGCGAACGTGAACATCTGGATTCGGGTCATCGGCTACATCGTGTACATGTGCGGCTTCACGATGAGCTTCGCGAACACGATGACCGCCGGTCTCGCTGCCATCGCGCCGACACTGCATGCCGACGGCAACGCGATGTTCAATACTTTGCAGCAGCTCGGCGGTGCCGTGGGCACCACAGTGATGGCGCTCTGCCTGTCCATCGCGCAGTCCGGCCATGGCGAGGTCGGTTCGCGGGACTACATGGAGGCCACCAAGCAAGGCGGCGAATGGGCGCTCATCGTCGTCTCCGTGTTCGTGTTCGCCGCCATTCTCGCCAATCTGCGCGCTTTCCTCAACGACCGTCGCCAACATGTACGCATGCGCTGA